A single Methanofollis fontis DNA region contains:
- a CDS encoding PIN domain-containing protein: protein MRVLIDTNILIYREDDRYVSPEISNLIKILSRTHTDVLLHPASLKDIHRDRNEERKRITLSKVEAYPILENAPVPDKDEEFFKKIGEPKSENDEIDNLILYSLYKNAVGFLITNDDGIHLKASNLGISDRVFYPYEAIEHFQKDLPPSETVPRPFALKKGFVSDLDPKDPIFDTLRQDYPEFDEWFTNVARDGRECYYYKKNDGSLGALMIYKFEEEPIPSNPPQPSVKRLKIATLKVSHEGNKIGELLLKVAFGIAAKSNLSQVYLTHFTEDGDRLVYLINQFGFKHVGVLPRDMGEDVFIKKLYPTGDDCKELTPLEISRDYYPSFYDGSNVNKFVAPIRPKFHHRLFTEYCDGGSRQLTFDESMGDFIVEGNTIKKAYLTNSKIKKLKEGDLILFYRSQDIKSITSLGVIEKVHYLQDNPEKIIEIIGKRSVYSKSEIEGYKKPLTIILFKHHMNLKNPVKLSVLIESSILNGQPQTIQQIDDDKFSMIKKIGEINECFTIH from the coding sequence ATGAGAGTTTTAATCGATACTAACATTCTAATCTACCGTGAAGACGATCGATACGTCTCTCCCGAGATCAGTAACCTGATAAAGATCCTCAGCAGGACCCATACAGACGTACTGCTTCACCCTGCATCATTAAAGGATATTCATAGGGATAGAAACGAAGAGAGAAAACGGATCACTCTCTCCAAGGTAGAAGCCTATCCAATTCTTGAAAATGCCCCTGTACCCGATAAAGACGAAGAATTTTTCAAAAAAATTGGAGAGCCAAAGAGTGAAAATGATGAGATTGATAACCTGATTCTTTACTCCCTATATAAAAATGCAGTTGGTTTTTTGATCACCAACGACGACGGAATCCATCTAAAAGCCTCGAATCTCGGCATATCGGACAGGGTTTTTTACCCCTATGAAGCAATTGAACACTTTCAAAAGGATCTGCCGCCATCAGAAACTGTACCCAGACCTTTCGCGCTGAAAAAAGGTTTTGTAAGTGATCTCGATCCAAAAGATCCTATTTTTGATACTTTAAGGCAAGATTATCCAGAATTTGATGAATGGTTTACAAATGTCGCAAGAGATGGGCGTGAATGTTATTACTACAAAAAGAATGATGGAAGCCTTGGCGCATTAATGATCTATAAATTCGAGGAGGAGCCGATCCCTTCTAATCCCCCGCAGCCGTCGGTGAAACGCCTAAAAATTGCTACATTAAAAGTATCGCATGAGGGGAATAAGATAGGGGAACTGCTACTGAAGGTCGCCTTTGGAATTGCAGCAAAAAGTAATCTTTCTCAGGTATATCTTACACATTTCACAGAAGATGGAGATCGGCTGGTTTACCTGATAAATCAGTTTGGATTCAAACATGTGGGAGTGTTGCCTCGCGATATGGGTGAAGATGTTTTCATTAAGAAATTATATCCCACTGGCGATGATTGTAAGGAACTTACCCCTTTAGAGATCTCGCGAGATTATTATCCCTCATTCTATGATGGAAGTAATGTCAATAAATTTGTCGCACCTATAAGGCCGAAATTTCATCATCGTCTGTTCACCGAATATTGTGATGGTGGAAGCAGACAACTCACATTCGATGAGTCCATGGGGGACTTCATCGTAGAGGGTAACACGATTAAAAAAGCATATCTTACCAATAGCAAAATCAAAAAATTGAAAGAAGGAGATCTTATATTATTTTATAGGTCCCAGGACATCAAATCAATTACATCTTTGGGCGTTATTGAAAAGGTCCACTATTTACAGGATAACCCAGAGAAGATCATAGAAATCATCGGTAAACGGAGCGTTTATTCCAAATCTGAAATTGAAGGTTACAAAAAACCACTTACTATAATTCTATTTAAACA